One genomic window of Microscilla marina ATCC 23134 includes the following:
- a CDS encoding dipeptidase — protein MNNTRRTLLSLLLIFGSIIHCQSQTSDQPLYQRAEQLAQKFIILDGHIDTPYRVKISKENVAKHTSKGDFDYYRAKKGGLNAPFMSIFIPAFFQNKNGRAKFFANALIRTVEELAERNPQRFAMARTPRDIEKHFRKGLISLPMGMENGAPIEGRLENLSFFYKRGIRYISLTHGKDNHICDSSTDPRKTWGGLSPFGKKVVKEMNHLGMMVDVSHVSDEAFYQVIKLSKAPVIASHSSCRKFTPGFARNMTDDMIKALAKNGGVIQINFGAMFLNESSGNAYVKMTQIRSNLKLSPQKREAAAKAYIKQHPLKADISEVVKHIDHVVQIAGINHVGLGSDFDGVGDALPEGLKDVSFYPNLIYHLLKKGYSERAIEKICAGNVLRVWKAVEKQAGK, from the coding sequence ATGAACAATACCAGAAGAACACTGTTAAGTTTGTTATTGATTTTTGGAAGCATAATTCATTGTCAATCGCAAACCTCTGACCAACCACTATACCAACGAGCAGAGCAACTGGCTCAAAAATTCATCATACTTGACGGACACATAGATACACCATACAGAGTAAAAATCAGTAAAGAGAATGTAGCCAAGCATACTTCTAAGGGAGACTTTGATTATTACAGGGCAAAAAAAGGAGGGTTAAATGCTCCTTTTATGTCTATTTTTATTCCGGCATTTTTTCAAAATAAAAACGGACGCGCTAAGTTTTTTGCCAATGCACTTATAAGAACGGTAGAAGAGTTGGCAGAGCGAAACCCTCAAAGGTTTGCAATGGCGCGTACTCCTCGTGATATAGAAAAACACTTTCGTAAAGGACTTATTTCATTGCCTATGGGCATGGAAAATGGAGCACCTATAGAGGGAAGGTTAGAAAACTTAAGTTTCTTTTACAAACGTGGTATAAGATACATCAGCCTTACCCACGGCAAAGATAACCATATTTGTGATTCATCTACCGATCCTCGTAAGACTTGGGGTGGTTTGAGTCCGTTTGGTAAAAAAGTGGTCAAAGAAATGAATCATTTGGGAATGATGGTAGATGTATCGCACGTATCTGATGAGGCTTTTTATCAGGTAATTAAACTATCCAAGGCTCCTGTGATTGCTTCACATTCTTCATGTCGAAAGTTCACGCCTGGGTTTGCCCGTAATATGACAGATGACATGATAAAGGCTTTGGCTAAAAATGGAGGAGTAATTCAAATTAATTTTGGAGCAATGTTTTTGAACGAAAGCTCGGGTAATGCTTATGTTAAAATGACCCAAATTCGTTCAAACCTAAAGCTTTCACCCCAAAAGCGCGAAGCTGCTGCTAAAGCATATATTAAACAACACCCATTAAAAGCTGACATTAGCGAAGTAGTCAAACATATTGATCATGTAGTACAAATAGCGGGAATAAATCATGTAGGATTAGGCTCCGATTTTGATGGCGTGGGGGATGCACTGCCTGAAGGCCTAAAAGATGTTTCTTTTTATCCAAACCTGATTTACCACTTACTTAAAAAAGGTTACTCTGAGAGAGCTATTGAAAAGATTTGTGCTGGCAATGTACTCAGGGTATGGAAGGCAGTAGAAAAACAGGCAGGAAAATAA
- a CDS encoding helix-turn-helix domain-containing protein, giving the protein MISIPQRLLHQPFIQQILSDGNSFILKKQLSEPAVNREGYISKAVLSMVTKGCQQITTCEEQIIQIPAGTMTFLPKGLYNVSDLFTNNEGFESILFFISDDVITHFLEQAPFASGVSLKPTSHLSFVEVSLVMGYFQGLVRILPKIPLIQPAFIQLKMLELLYLLAAQNTTFPYFLCQAQQGASRNIKTFMEANYDKPLRVEDYAYLTGKSVSTFRREFKARFDNTPQKWLIEKRLDKAYQVLIEAESSVTQIAYDTGYDNVSHFIKAFKKKFQLTPKQLLQEHKNVKY; this is encoded by the coding sequence ATGATCTCAATTCCTCAAAGATTACTTCATCAGCCTTTTATCCAGCAGATATTAAGTGATGGAAACTCTTTTATTTTAAAAAAGCAATTATCTGAACCCGCTGTTAACCGTGAAGGTTACATTAGTAAAGCTGTACTTTCTATGGTAACGAAAGGTTGCCAGCAAATTACTACCTGTGAGGAGCAAATCATACAAATACCGGCAGGTACAATGACTTTTCTTCCCAAAGGCTTATACAATGTGTCAGACTTGTTTACCAACAATGAAGGTTTCGAGAGCATATTGTTTTTTATAAGCGACGATGTCATCACTCATTTTTTAGAACAAGCCCCTTTCGCTTCAGGAGTTTCATTAAAACCAACTAGCCATCTATCCTTTGTTGAAGTTAGCCTGGTGATGGGATACTTTCAAGGGTTGGTACGCATACTACCTAAAATACCACTCATTCAGCCTGCTTTTATTCAATTGAAAATGTTGGAATTGTTGTATTTATTAGCAGCTCAAAACACTACTTTTCCTTACTTTTTGTGCCAAGCCCAACAAGGTGCCTCCCGAAATATCAAAACATTTATGGAAGCCAACTACGACAAACCACTTAGGGTAGAAGACTATGCCTATCTTACCGGAAAAAGTGTATCTACTTTTAGGCGTGAGTTTAAAGCCCGCTTTGACAACACCCCACAAAAGTGGTTGATAGAAAAACGCCTTGATAAGGCTTACCAAGTGTTAATAGAAGCTGAAAGTAGCGTAACACAAATTGCTTATGATACAGGGTATGACAACGTATCTCACTTTATCAAAGCATTTAAAAAGAAGTTTCAACTTACACCTAAACAACTTTTGCAAGAGCATAAAAATGTAAAGTATTGA
- a CDS encoding T9SS type A sorting domain-containing protein, which yields MQLSTNPASNQAVLTMTNEEFGRYTVVITDAKGRALQVWTGTKTNKKLNMPVSVKDLAEGMYLVKVKMKKKEAVKKLLKK from the coding sequence ATACAACTTTCCACTAACCCTGCCAGTAACCAAGCAGTACTTACGATGACGAATGAAGAGTTTGGGCGTTATACAGTTGTAATTACTGATGCGAAAGGCAGGGCTTTACAAGTGTGGACAGGAACCAAAACAAACAAAAAACTCAACATGCCTGTGTCTGTGAAGGATCTTGCTGAAGGCATGTATCTTGTAAAAGTAAAAATGAAGAAAAAAGAGGCAGTGAAAAAGTTGTTGAAAAAATAA
- a CDS encoding biotin/lipoyl-containing protein — protein MAKAIVIPKMNDVEPDYIILSHWLKKTGSFVKLNDPLVEVESDKAVLEIKSELEGTLLYKVAQEDDKLVEGKLIGIIGEAHEKFEDYKSILAEHGALEVAAPPARETKLHETESVQTTTIYTPQHGQGGFIASNATVVGKVTLGNQVSVWYQAVLRADEDQIVVGDRTNIQDGCIIHCDEGKPTTIGQSVTVGHGAIVHGASVDDFSLIGMRATVLNGAQIGKYCVIGANALITENMVVPDYSVVMGTPGKVVKQLPESYKATLEKAASIYVHLSEEHIKGIYKAL, from the coding sequence ATGGCAAAAGCTATAGTGATTCCAAAAATGAACGATGTTGAGCCTGACTACATTATATTGAGTCATTGGTTAAAAAAAACAGGGTCTTTTGTAAAGTTAAATGACCCATTGGTAGAGGTAGAAAGTGACAAAGCCGTACTTGAAATAAAATCAGAGTTAGAGGGAACATTACTATACAAAGTGGCACAAGAAGATGACAAACTTGTGGAGGGTAAGTTGATTGGGATTATAGGCGAAGCACACGAAAAATTTGAGGATTATAAAAGTATTTTGGCTGAACATGGAGCGTTAGAAGTTGCCGCTCCGCCTGCCAGAGAAACAAAATTGCACGAAACCGAATCTGTTCAAACAACCACTATCTATACCCCTCAACATGGGCAAGGTGGTTTTATAGCAAGCAACGCTACAGTTGTAGGCAAAGTTACCTTAGGCAATCAAGTATCGGTTTGGTATCAGGCAGTGTTACGTGCCGATGAAGATCAGATTGTAGTGGGAGATCGCACCAATATTCAAGATGGTTGCATTATTCATTGTGATGAAGGCAAGCCTACGACCATTGGGCAAAGTGTAACTGTAGGGCATGGGGCTATTGTGCATGGAGCATCTGTGGATGATTTTTCGTTGATAGGCATGCGTGCTACAGTGTTAAATGGAGCTCAAATAGGTAAATACTGTGTCATAGGTGCCAATGCTTTGATTACTGAAAATATGGTAGTGCCTGATTACTCTGTGGTTATGGGCACCCCTGGAAAAGTGGTGAAACAACTCCCCGAAAGTTATAAAGCTACCCTTGAAAAAGCTGCCAGTATTTATGTTCATCTAAGCGAAGAGCATATCAAAGGCATTTACAAAGCATTGTAA